One genomic window of Hymenobacter sp. J193 includes the following:
- a CDS encoding ribonuclease Z — protein sequence MDFELRILGSGSATPVPGRHHTAQVLSVGNMLYLLDCGEGTQRRLMEHKLSPLRLNVIFISHLHGDHFFGLFGLLGTMQLQSRTEPLRLFGPAGLEEVLTTQFRHSGTQLSFDLEFVVVDPTVHQLVYEDKLLTVHSLPMRHRIACCGYLLREQPRRRSLLRERLPAGLTPPQFQLLSQGEDLLDEATGNVLVRYAEVTGPPKRARSYAFCSDTVYLPELAELVRGVDVLYHEATFLDELRERAAVTFHATARQAGQLAREAGVGQLLIGHSLPATATWSPTCARPAPSLPAPCWPWKELW from the coding sequence ATGGATTTTGAGCTAAGGATTCTGGGCAGTGGCTCGGCCACACCGGTACCCGGCCGCCACCACACGGCGCAGGTACTGAGTGTGGGCAACATGCTGTACCTGCTGGATTGTGGCGAGGGCACCCAGCGCCGCCTGATGGAGCACAAGCTGAGCCCCCTACGCCTCAACGTAATCTTTATCTCCCATCTGCACGGCGACCATTTCTTCGGCCTCTTTGGCCTGCTGGGCACCATGCAGCTGCAAAGCCGCACCGAGCCGCTACGCCTCTTTGGCCCCGCCGGCCTGGAGGAAGTGCTGACCACGCAGTTCCGCCACTCAGGTACCCAGCTTAGCTTCGATCTGGAGTTTGTGGTAGTAGACCCCACCGTGCACCAGCTCGTGTATGAGGATAAGCTGCTGACGGTGCACTCCCTGCCCATGCGCCACCGCATTGCCTGCTGCGGCTACCTGCTGCGCGAGCAGCCCCGGCGCCGGTCTTTGCTGCGTGAGCGGCTGCCCGCCGGCCTCACGCCACCCCAGTTTCAGTTACTCAGCCAGGGCGAAGACCTCCTCGACGAAGCCACCGGCAATGTACTGGTGCGCTACGCCGAGGTAACAGGACCGCCCAAGCGCGCCCGCAGCTACGCCTTCTGCTCCGACACGGTGTACCTGCCGGAGCTGGCGGAGCTGGTGCGGGGGGTGGATGTGCTCTACCACGAGGCCACGTTTCTGGACGAGCTGCGCGAGCGGGCCGCCGTTACGTTTCATGCCACCGCCCGGCAGGCTGGCCAGCTGGCCCGGGAAGCCGGCGTGGGGCAGCTGCTCATTGGCCACTCTCTTCCCGCTACCGCGACCTGGAGCCCCACCTGCGCGAGGCCCGCACCGAGTTTGCCCGCACCCTGCTGGCCCTGGAAGGAACTGTGGTGA
- a CDS encoding helix-turn-helix transcriptional regulator, with the protein MYPFPSKSLIPVYASEHSGLTGSKGSQPFTIVQSEGALVYEEDLLIPHRKAYYLLVFVKQNQGRHWVDMTSYERKNRTLYFTAPHQILVKEAPTPFWGTYLTFTPEFLSLQQHAALRDLPLIQNHHHGHELLLSDADWTFAEDLLAKLAAEYQRPGEWQHRMLTAYLTVLLTYLSRLYTEQFTGGELSADQLLLRTYRARIEDSFRELHEVGAYAEQLHISAGHLSEVVKAQSGRPAIKHIHERLVLEARRLLFYTPLSLKEIAFDLGFSDASYFNRFFKREAGLTPAEYRTSIRKMYQ; encoded by the coding sequence ATGTATCCGTTTCCCAGCAAGTCCCTTATTCCGGTCTATGCTTCTGAGCACAGCGGCCTCACCGGCAGCAAAGGCAGCCAACCCTTCACCATTGTGCAGTCGGAAGGGGCGCTGGTGTACGAGGAGGATTTGCTGATTCCGCACCGCAAGGCTTATTACTTGTTGGTGTTTGTGAAGCAGAACCAGGGCCGGCACTGGGTGGACATGACTTCCTACGAGCGTAAAAACCGCACGCTCTACTTCACGGCCCCGCACCAGATACTGGTAAAGGAGGCGCCCACGCCGTTCTGGGGCACCTACCTCACCTTCACCCCCGAGTTTCTGAGTTTGCAGCAGCACGCGGCCCTACGGGACCTGCCCCTCATCCAGAACCACCACCACGGGCACGAATTACTGCTCTCCGACGCCGACTGGACTTTTGCTGAAGACCTGCTGGCTAAGCTGGCGGCCGAGTACCAGCGCCCCGGCGAGTGGCAACACCGCATGCTCACGGCTTACCTCACGGTGCTGCTCACCTACCTGAGCCGGCTTTACACCGAGCAGTTTACCGGCGGCGAGCTGTCGGCCGACCAGCTCCTGCTCCGCACCTACCGGGCCCGGATTGAGGACAGCTTCCGCGAGCTGCACGAGGTGGGCGCCTACGCCGAGCAGCTCCACATTTCGGCCGGGCACCTGAGCGAGGTGGTGAAGGCCCAAAGCGGTCGGCCGGCCATCAAGCACATTCACGAGCGGCTGGTGCTGGAAGCACGGCGCCTGCTTTTCTACACGCCCCTTTCGCTCAAGGAAATTGCCTTCGACCTGGGGTTTTCGGATGCGTCTTACTTCAACCGCTTCTTCAAGCGTGAAGCAGGCCTGACGCCGGCCGAGTACCGCACCAGCATCCGCAAAATGTACCAGTAA
- a CDS encoding SDR family oxidoreductase, with amino-acid sequence MKTALITGANKSIGFETARQLLQHGYHVYLGSRDLQKGQQAADQLKSEGYAAVEPLQIDVTDSHSIATARAELGRKNRVLDVLINNAGILGAMSQPALTSSLSMIKGVFDTNVFGVIEVTQAFIDLLRESAEPRIVNVTSGLGSLTLHNDPSWKYYAVKGAAYQPSKAALNAYTIMLAYELRDTPFKVNAVDPGYTATDFNHHSGPGSVQDAAARVVKAALLAPDGPTSQFFSDDNAPETGISPW; translated from the coding sequence ATGAAAACCGCACTTATTACCGGCGCCAACAAAAGCATCGGCTTTGAAACCGCCCGCCAGCTGCTCCAGCACGGCTACCACGTGTACTTGGGCAGCCGTGACCTGCAAAAAGGCCAGCAGGCTGCCGACCAGCTCAAATCCGAAGGCTACGCCGCGGTGGAGCCCCTGCAAATCGACGTAACCGACAGCCACTCTATTGCCACCGCCCGCGCCGAGCTGGGCCGGAAAAACCGCGTGCTGGACGTGCTCATCAACAATGCCGGTATTCTCGGGGCTATGTCGCAACCCGCGCTAACCAGCAGCCTCAGCATGATTAAGGGGGTGTTCGACACCAACGTGTTTGGCGTGATTGAAGTGACGCAGGCGTTTATCGACCTGCTGCGGGAGTCGGCCGAACCGCGCATCGTCAACGTTACCTCGGGCCTCGGCTCTTTGACTTTGCACAATGACCCTTCCTGGAAATACTACGCCGTGAAAGGGGCCGCGTACCAGCCCTCGAAAGCGGCCCTGAACGCCTACACCATTATGCTGGCCTACGAGCTGCGCGACACGCCCTTCAAGGTAAACGCCGTGGACCCGGGCTACACCGCCACCGACTTCAACCACCACAGCGGCCCCGGCAGCGTGCAGGATGCCGCCGCCCGCGTAGTAAAAGCCGCCTTGCTGGCCCCGGATGGCCCCACCAGCCAGTTTTTCAGCGACGACAACGCCCCGGAAACCGGCATCAGCCCCTGGTAA
- the trpS gene encoding tryptophan--tRNA ligase produces MSRILTGIQSTGRPHLGNLLGAILPTIDLSRNDANESLFFIADLHSLTTVRDAEVLRQNTYAVAAAWLACGIDTERNLFYRQSDVPQVTELMWYLSCFTPFPMLANAHSFKDKSSRLSDVNAGLFTYPVLMAADILLYDVDIVPVGKDQIQHLEITRDIASAFNNRYGETFVLPQARADEQVMLVPGLDGQKMSKSYGNIIDIFVDDKALLKTVRSIVSDSTPLEAPKNPDTDTTFKIYSLVASAEQTEEMRQNYLRGGYGYGHAKQALYEVIRTRFARERELFSYYMNNLPEVDTRLAEGALKAQAYGSEVLNKVREKTGYLRR; encoded by the coding sequence ATGTCCCGCATTCTCACTGGCATCCAGAGTACCGGCCGGCCGCACCTCGGCAACCTGCTCGGCGCCATCCTGCCCACGATTGACTTGTCGCGCAATGATGCCAACGAGTCGTTGTTTTTCATTGCCGACCTGCACTCCCTTACCACCGTGCGCGACGCGGAAGTGCTGCGCCAGAACACCTACGCGGTGGCCGCTGCCTGGCTGGCCTGCGGCATCGATACGGAGCGCAACCTGTTCTACCGGCAGTCTGACGTGCCGCAGGTAACGGAGCTGATGTGGTACCTGTCGTGCTTCACGCCGTTTCCGATGCTGGCCAACGCGCACTCGTTCAAGGACAAGTCCAGCCGCCTTTCCGACGTGAATGCGGGTTTGTTCACCTACCCCGTGCTCATGGCCGCCGACATCCTGCTCTACGATGTGGACATCGTGCCCGTGGGCAAGGACCAGATTCAGCACCTCGAAATCACCCGCGACATTGCCTCGGCCTTCAACAACCGCTACGGCGAAACCTTTGTGCTGCCTCAGGCCCGCGCCGATGAGCAGGTAATGCTGGTGCCCGGCCTCGACGGCCAGAAGATGAGCAAGAGCTACGGCAACATCATCGACATCTTCGTGGACGACAAGGCCCTGCTCAAAACCGTCAGGAGCATCGTGTCGGACAGCACCCCGCTGGAAGCCCCCAAGAACCCCGATACCGACACTACTTTTAAGATCTATTCGCTGGTAGCCTCAGCCGAGCAGACCGAGGAAATGCGCCAGAACTACCTGCGCGGCGGCTACGGCTACGGGCACGCCAAGCAGGCGCTCTACGAGGTTATTCGCACGCGCTTTGCCCGGGAGCGGGAGCTGTTCAGCTACTACATGAACAACCTGCCCGAGGTAGATACCCGCCTGGCCGAAGGCGCCCTAAAAGCCCAGGCCTACGGCTCCGAAGTACTCAACAAAGTGCGCGAGAAAACCGGCTACCTGAGAAGGTAG
- a CDS encoding YeeE/YedE family protein: protein MPPAVSAAPARTRLAALAVYFAVGLVFGVLITKGELISWFRIQEMFRFRGFHMYGIFLTALPTAILTVQWLKRSQARTLGGAPISIPPKQMGRGVRYVVGGVCFGLGWALTGACPGPLFALLGSGVPTIGVAIGAALVGTWTYAWLRPRLPH, encoded by the coding sequence ATGCCGCCGGCTGTCAGTGCCGCCCCGGCCCGAACACGCCTGGCGGCGCTGGCGGTTTACTTTGCAGTGGGGCTGGTGTTTGGGGTGCTCATTACCAAAGGGGAGCTGATTTCCTGGTTCCGAATTCAGGAAATGTTCCGGTTTCGGGGCTTCCACATGTACGGCATCTTTCTCACGGCTTTGCCCACGGCCATACTCACGGTGCAGTGGCTCAAACGCAGCCAAGCCCGCACCCTGGGCGGAGCGCCCATCAGCATTCCGCCCAAACAGATGGGCCGGGGAGTGCGTTATGTGGTGGGCGGCGTGTGTTTCGGACTGGGCTGGGCCCTCACGGGGGCGTGCCCGGGTCCGCTGTTTGCCTTGCTGGGCAGCGGGGTGCCTACCATCGGAGTAGCCATTGGGGCCGCCTTGGTTGGCACCTGGACGTACGCCTGGCTGCGGCCCCGGCTGCCGCACTAG
- a CDS encoding STAS domain-containing protein: protein MKYSIDKKDNYTIITIDEKKLDTTVAPDLKSEFVKLNAEGINNLILDLQNVKYTDSSGLSSILIANRLCNSTGGLLVLTGLQDHVMKLITISKLESVLHILPTVEEGIDRIFLHAIERDLTSKE, encoded by the coding sequence ATGAAGTACTCGATTGATAAAAAAGACAACTACACAATCATCACGATTGATGAGAAGAAGCTCGACACCACGGTGGCGCCTGATCTGAAATCGGAGTTTGTGAAACTGAATGCCGAGGGCATCAACAACCTGATTCTGGACCTGCAGAACGTGAAGTACACCGATTCGTCGGGGCTGAGCTCTATTCTGATTGCCAACCGCTTGTGCAACTCTACCGGCGGCCTGCTGGTGCTCACCGGCCTGCAGGACCACGTAATGAAGCTCATCACCATCTCCAAGCTGGAGTCGGTTCTGCACATTCTGCCCACGGTGGAAGAAGGCATCGACCGGATTTTCCTGCACGCCATTGAGCGTGACCTTACCAGCAAAGAATAG
- a CDS encoding glycosyltransferase has product MQLPSSAPDLVAPNALLVEVAWEVCNQVGGIYTVIRSKVPATVQGWQDNYCLLGPYFAHQAQAEFEPMTDAELAADADPFARAVRRLRAEGMEVHYGVWLVTGRPRVVLLNPYHAYPQLGQIKADLWRHHGIPTPDHDDLLHQVEAFGLQAKRFVQALAAEAAEDAAQPKVLVHFHEWMTGVAIPDLRREQVPVHIVFTTHATLLGRYLAMNDPNFYDHLMQVSWEAEAVHFNIETAVRIERAAAHGSHVFTTVSELTVRECIYLLDRIPDAVLPNGLNIERFVALHEFQNLHQQYKAKIHEFVMAHFFQSYSFDLDKTLYLFTSGRYEYHNKGFDLTLEALARLNYRLQQSGLEGQVVMFFITKRPFHSINPQVLQSRAILNEVRETCEAIERQVGERLFYAAAGATDYKLPELGNMVDDYWKLRYRRTLQSWKTTSLPPVITHNLVDDHNDDILDFVRRANLVNNQHDQVKIVYHPDFVSPTSPLFGMEYGQFVRGCHLGIFPSYYEPWGYTPLECVARGVPAITSDLSGFGDYVMQNVPSHEDKGIFVVQRQEKSFDESAEELTNMLWDFVVQTRRERIMQRNQVESSSEMYDWKNLRVYYDRAYHLALERS; this is encoded by the coding sequence ATGCAGCTTCCTTCGTCCGCGCCCGACCTCGTTGCCCCCAATGCTTTGCTGGTGGAAGTGGCCTGGGAAGTCTGCAACCAGGTGGGCGGCATCTACACCGTTATCCGCAGCAAGGTGCCGGCTACGGTGCAGGGCTGGCAGGACAACTACTGCCTGCTGGGCCCCTACTTCGCGCATCAGGCCCAGGCCGAGTTTGAGCCCATGACCGATGCGGAGCTGGCCGCCGACGCTGACCCGTTTGCGCGGGCTGTGCGCCGCCTGCGGGCCGAAGGCATGGAGGTGCACTACGGCGTGTGGCTGGTGACGGGCCGCCCGCGCGTGGTGCTGCTAAACCCGTATCATGCCTACCCGCAGCTTGGCCAGATCAAAGCCGACCTCTGGCGGCACCACGGCATTCCCACGCCCGACCACGACGATCTGCTGCACCAGGTAGAGGCCTTTGGGCTGCAAGCCAAGCGCTTTGTGCAGGCCCTAGCCGCCGAAGCGGCCGAGGACGCCGCTCAGCCTAAAGTGCTGGTGCACTTCCACGAGTGGATGACGGGCGTGGCTATTCCCGATCTGCGCCGTGAGCAGGTGCCGGTGCACATTGTGTTCACCACCCACGCCACGCTGCTGGGCCGCTACCTGGCCATGAACGACCCCAACTTCTACGACCACCTGATGCAGGTGAGCTGGGAAGCCGAAGCCGTTCATTTTAACATTGAAACGGCCGTGCGCATTGAGCGGGCCGCCGCCCACGGTTCCCACGTGTTTACCACCGTGAGCGAGCTGACGGTGCGGGAATGCATCTACCTGCTCGACCGGATACCAGACGCGGTGCTGCCCAACGGCCTGAACATTGAGCGGTTTGTGGCTTTGCACGAGTTCCAGAACCTGCACCAGCAGTACAAGGCCAAGATTCACGAGTTCGTGATGGCGCACTTCTTCCAGAGCTACTCGTTTGACCTGGACAAGACGCTGTACCTGTTTACCTCGGGCCGCTACGAGTACCACAACAAAGGCTTCGACCTGACGCTGGAGGCGCTGGCCCGCCTCAATTACCGCCTGCAGCAAAGCGGGCTGGAAGGCCAGGTGGTTATGTTTTTCATTACCAAGCGCCCTTTCCACAGCATCAACCCGCAGGTGCTGCAAAGCCGCGCTATCCTCAACGAAGTGCGCGAAACATGCGAAGCCATTGAGCGGCAGGTAGGCGAGCGGCTGTTCTACGCCGCCGCCGGCGCCACCGACTACAAGCTGCCCGAGCTGGGTAACATGGTGGATGACTACTGGAAGCTGCGCTACCGCCGTACGCTGCAAAGCTGGAAAACCACCAGCCTGCCGCCCGTCATCACCCACAACCTGGTAGACGACCACAACGACGACATTCTGGATTTTGTGCGCCGGGCCAACCTGGTCAACAACCAGCACGATCAGGTAAAAATCGTGTATCACCCCGATTTTGTGTCGCCCACGTCTCCCCTGTTTGGCATGGAGTACGGGCAGTTTGTGCGGGGCTGCCACCTGGGCATCTTCCCGAGCTACTATGAGCCCTGGGGCTATACCCCGCTCGAGTGCGTGGCCCGCGGCGTGCCTGCCATTACCAGTGACCTGTCGGGCTTTGGCGACTACGTGATGCAGAACGTACCCAGCCACGAGGACAAGGGGATTTTTGTGGTGCAGCGCCAGGAAAAGAGCTTCGACGAATCGGCTGAGGAGCTCACCAACATGCTCTGGGACTTTGTGGTGCAAACCCGCCGGGAGCGAATCATGCAGCGCAACCAGGTGGAAAGCTCCTCGGAAATGTACGACTGGAAAAACCTGCGCGTGTACTACGACCGCGCCTACCACCTGGCCCTGGAACGGAGCTAA
- a CDS encoding alpha-amylase family glycosyl hydrolase produces MPQADTLTAPTLQAGMGAVPHSQGTTFRVWAPNATAAAVVGPFNDWDPAAHPLTHEADGYWATDIADLGAGTEYKFWLQTPAGELTKNDPYARQVTHSAGSSVVPDYSFDWEDDQFQMPAWNELVVYELHVGTFNAPDPNRPGTFLNVVEKLGYLRDLGINAIEIMPATEFPGGRSWGYNPAHPFALETDYGGPQAFKELVKQAHRHGIAVILDVVYNHFGPGDLDLWQFDGWQENDGGGVYFYNDWRAETPWGHNRPDYGRDAVRRYIRDNALMWLEEYRVDGLRADAIAHIRNVDGTNDPARDLPEGWSLMKWINEEIRERMPWKITIAEDLLGNEFITRAPEEGGQGFAAQWDARFVYPIRHALTAPHDADRSMAAVAEALATRYNNDSFQRVIYTESHDEVANGKSRVPEEIMPGDAHTWFPKKRATLGAALVFTAPGVPMIFQGQEFLEDGHFSDDQALDWTHAENHPGLIHLYRDLIRLRRNYEGSTRGLQGQHIDVFHVNEDEKTIAFRRWADGDGGPGDTTIVLCNFADRAHEAYTIGLPCQGHWRVRFNSDWAGYDEEFGNFESVDTHSEEGEYDGFACHASFGLAPYSVLIISQEPGA; encoded by the coding sequence ATGCCGCAGGCTGACACTCTTACTGCTCCCACGCTCCAGGCGGGCATGGGCGCTGTTCCTCACTCCCAGGGCACCACGTTTCGCGTGTGGGCGCCCAACGCCACCGCCGCCGCCGTAGTAGGCCCTTTCAACGACTGGGACCCCGCCGCGCACCCCCTTACCCACGAAGCCGATGGCTATTGGGCCACGGATATTGCCGACCTCGGCGCCGGTACCGAATACAAGTTCTGGCTGCAGACGCCCGCCGGCGAGCTTACCAAAAACGACCCCTATGCCCGCCAGGTCACGCACTCGGCCGGCTCCTCGGTGGTACCCGATTATTCCTTCGACTGGGAAGACGACCAGTTTCAGATGCCGGCCTGGAACGAGCTGGTGGTGTACGAGCTGCACGTGGGCACCTTCAACGCCCCCGACCCTAACCGCCCCGGCACCTTCCTGAACGTGGTGGAAAAGCTGGGCTACCTGCGCGACCTGGGCATCAATGCCATTGAGATTATGCCGGCCACCGAGTTTCCGGGCGGCCGCAGCTGGGGCTACAACCCCGCACACCCCTTCGCCCTCGAAACCGATTACGGCGGGCCCCAGGCCTTCAAGGAACTGGTGAAGCAGGCCCACCGCCACGGCATTGCCGTGATTCTGGACGTGGTGTATAACCACTTCGGCCCCGGCGACCTGGACTTGTGGCAGTTTGATGGCTGGCAGGAAAACGACGGCGGGGGCGTTTACTTCTACAACGACTGGCGCGCCGAAACGCCCTGGGGCCACAACCGCCCCGACTACGGCCGCGACGCCGTGCGCCGCTACATCCGCGACAATGCCCTGATGTGGTTGGAAGAGTACCGCGTTGATGGCCTGCGTGCCGATGCCATTGCCCACATCCGCAACGTGGACGGCACCAACGACCCGGCCCGCGACCTGCCCGAGGGCTGGAGTTTGATGAAGTGGATCAACGAGGAAATCCGGGAGCGGATGCCCTGGAAAATCACCATTGCCGAAGATTTGCTGGGCAACGAGTTCATCACCCGCGCCCCCGAGGAAGGCGGCCAGGGCTTTGCGGCCCAGTGGGACGCCCGCTTTGTGTATCCCATCCGCCACGCCCTCACCGCCCCCCACGATGCCGACCGCAGCATGGCCGCCGTGGCCGAGGCCCTGGCTACCCGCTACAACAACGACTCCTTCCAGCGCGTCATCTACACCGAGTCGCACGATGAGGTGGCCAACGGCAAGAGCCGTGTGCCGGAGGAAATCATGCCCGGCGACGCCCACACCTGGTTTCCGAAAAAGCGGGCTACCCTGGGCGCGGCCCTGGTGTTCACGGCCCCCGGCGTGCCCATGATATTCCAGGGCCAGGAGTTTCTGGAAGACGGCCACTTCTCCGACGACCAGGCCCTGGACTGGACCCACGCCGAAAACCACCCGGGCCTCATCCACCTGTACCGCGACCTGATCCGGCTGCGGCGCAACTATGAGGGCAGCACCCGGGGCCTGCAGGGCCAGCACATCGACGTCTTCCACGTGAATGAGGACGAGAAAACCATAGCGTTCCGGCGCTGGGCCGACGGCGACGGGGGCCCCGGCGACACCACCATCGTGCTCTGCAACTTTGCCGACCGCGCCCACGAGGCCTACACCATCGGGCTGCCCTGCCAGGGACACTGGCGGGTGCGCTTCAACTCCGACTGGGCCGGTTACGACGAAGAATTCGGCAACTTCGAAAGCGTGGACACGCACAGCGAAGAAGGCGAATACGACGGTTTTGCCTGCCACGCCTCTTTCGGGCTGGCCCCGTATTCGGTACTGATTATTTCGCAGGAGCCCGGCGCCTAG
- a CDS encoding DUF4198 domain-containing protein produces the protein MPQRLCAFFLLMGLLALASGAGASEFWLHPSRYRVSPGAVVHVRRLVGQQLRGTPWTGTSQRLARLVQYAPNDTVDLTAIATQADTLRTVLELNESGTHVLGLETTETTLTLSGPEFTQYLKAEGLEDILLLREKKHQQDKPARETYHRCAKTLVQVGGTAVGPFSAATGQALELIPDQNPHTAKSGSLLTVRLLEQGRPVRGQLVTAWVKPQTPAAAPAQMQRLYTSPEGRVLVRLPTQPAEILLSSVRMHPHPRPAQADWQSVWTTLTFGVNQPYKR, from the coding sequence ATGCCGCAAAGGCTGTGCGCGTTTTTTCTGCTGATGGGTTTGCTGGCACTGGCCTCCGGGGCCGGCGCCAGTGAGTTCTGGCTGCACCCCAGCCGCTACCGGGTGTCGCCGGGCGCGGTGGTGCATGTGCGCCGTCTGGTGGGCCAGCAACTGCGGGGTACGCCCTGGACCGGCACCAGCCAGCGGTTGGCGCGGTTGGTTCAGTACGCCCCCAACGACACCGTGGACCTGACAGCCATAGCTACTCAGGCCGACACGCTGCGCACGGTACTGGAGCTTAACGAATCTGGTACGCACGTGCTAGGGCTTGAAACCACCGAAACCACGCTTACCCTGTCGGGCCCGGAGTTCACCCAGTACCTGAAAGCAGAAGGCCTGGAGGATATCCTACTGCTGCGCGAAAAAAAGCACCAGCAGGATAAGCCCGCCCGCGAAACCTACCACCGCTGCGCCAAAACCCTGGTACAGGTGGGCGGTACGGCGGTGGGCCCCTTCAGCGCTGCCACCGGCCAGGCCCTGGAGCTGATTCCCGACCAGAACCCCCACACTGCCAAGTCCGGCTCTCTGCTTACGGTGCGCCTGCTGGAACAGGGCCGGCCCGTGCGCGGGCAGTTGGTAACGGCCTGGGTGAAACCGCAGACGCCGGCTGCAGCCCCGGCCCAGATGCAGCGTCTGTATACCTCGCCGGAAGGCCGCGTGCTGGTGCGCCTGCCCACGCAGCCGGCCGAAATACTGCTGAGCTCCGTGCGCATGCACCCTCACCCCCGCCCGGCGCAGGCCGACTGGCAGAGTGTATGGACCACGCTTACCTTCGGCGTAAATCAACCTTACAAGCGTTGA
- a CDS encoding queuosine precursor transporter, producing the protein MASPSPFAHKKQQLYLVLSGIFIVNALLAEIIGVKIFSVDALLGLPGNLTAGVLIWPVVFITTDIINEYFGRQGVLRVSFLTVGLILYAFLVILATTKLPPAQFWLDVNKVDAEGQPFNIEFAYQSIFRQGLGIITGSIVAFLVGQVLDATVFQALRRMTGSRLIWLRATGSTLVSQLVDSFVVLFVAFYLFGNWSFEQVLSVANTNYWYKFAAAILLTPVLYLAHYLIDRYLGQEDTVELQQEAAANVSV; encoded by the coding sequence ATGGCTTCTCCCTCTCCGTTTGCCCACAAAAAGCAGCAGCTCTACCTGGTTCTGAGCGGCATTTTCATTGTAAATGCGCTGCTGGCCGAAATCATCGGAGTCAAGATATTCTCGGTGGACGCGCTGCTGGGGCTGCCCGGCAACCTCACCGCCGGGGTGCTTATCTGGCCCGTGGTCTTCATCACCACCGACATCATCAACGAGTACTTTGGGCGCCAGGGCGTGCTACGGGTGAGCTTCCTCACCGTGGGGCTGATTCTGTACGCTTTCCTCGTTATTCTGGCTACCACCAAGCTGCCGCCGGCCCAGTTCTGGCTCGATGTAAACAAGGTAGACGCAGAAGGCCAGCCGTTCAACATAGAGTTTGCCTACCAGAGCATCTTCCGTCAGGGCCTGGGCATCATCACGGGCTCGATTGTGGCGTTTCTGGTGGGGCAGGTGCTCGATGCCACCGTGTTCCAGGCCCTGCGCCGCATGACGGGCAGCCGGCTGATCTGGCTGCGGGCCACGGGCTCCACGCTGGTCTCGCAGCTGGTCGATTCGTTTGTGGTGCTGTTCGTGGCGTTTTACCTGTTCGGCAACTGGAGCTTCGAGCAGGTGCTGAGCGTGGCCAACACCAATTACTGGTATAAATTCGCGGCGGCTATCCTGCTCACGCCGGTACTCTACCTGGCTCACTACCTCATCGACCGGTACTTAGGCCAGGAAGATACGGTGGAGCTGCAGCAGGAAGCGGCTGCCAATGTGAGTGTGTAG
- a CDS encoding YeeE/YedE family protein translates to MTTHWLYQPWPWYVVGPLVGLMPATLLLLGNKLFGVSGNLRHLCAAVLPGRPAFLRYDWWQEGSWNLMLALGIVAGGFVGGYWLANPAPVALAPAALADLRALGLHDFTGLVPRELFAGSQLLSWRGLGLIVGGGFLVGFGTAYAGGCTSGHGIMGVADLQKPSFLALAAFFVGGILGTYVVLPWLLG, encoded by the coding sequence ATGACGACACATTGGCTATATCAGCCCTGGCCCTGGTACGTGGTGGGGCCGCTCGTGGGGCTGATGCCCGCTACGCTGCTGCTACTCGGCAACAAGCTCTTTGGCGTATCCGGCAACCTGCGCCACCTGTGCGCCGCGGTGCTGCCCGGCCGCCCCGCCTTTCTGCGCTACGACTGGTGGCAGGAAGGCAGCTGGAACCTCATGCTGGCGCTGGGCATTGTGGCGGGTGGGTTTGTGGGCGGCTACTGGCTGGCCAATCCTGCGCCCGTGGCCCTGGCGCCCGCGGCCCTCGCCGACCTGCGCGCCCTGGGCCTGCACGACTTCACCGGGCTGGTGCCGCGGGAGCTGTTTGCCGGCTCGCAGCTACTGAGCTGGCGCGGCTTGGGGCTTATCGTAGGCGGCGGGTTTCTGGTGGGCTTCGGCACGGCCTACGCGGGCGGCTGCACTTCCGGGCACGGCATCATGGGCGTGGCCGATCTGCAGAAGCCTTCTTTCCTGGCGCTGGCGGCGTTTTTCGTGGGCGGCATCCTGGGTACTTACGTGGTGCTGCCCTGGCTGCTCGGCTGA